In Bacillus sp. (in: firmicutes), the genomic window TTCCTTCAACCAGTCGATGGATTGTAAAACACTTGTATCCGTTCCTAAACTATGGTCCGCCCCTTTCATAATCACTGCTTCCGGGAACTGTTCTATTCGTTCGGCATGAAAATACGGATCGTTATCACCAATGATATATAAACTCTGATGTATTCCTTTTAGCATGCCATCGTACACGAGATCATTGGTGACGAGTGGGGTAAGCCAAATAAACGAAGCATTTGCAAACCGCTCTTCGTTCACAAACATTGGCAACACAACTGTCCCCATCGATTTTGCGATAAAGCAAAACTGTTCATACGTGTGTTCACGTAACACTTCGTTAACAACCGCGCGTACATCTTGCTGAAATTCCTCAAGATCTGGAGATTTCTCGTACGAATAATTCACATGGAGCACATCGTACCCGTTTTGAACCATGATTCCTGTCGCATAGTACAACAATGGTCCTTGCGTCGTATAGCCGGCCCCAGGGAGCATCACTGCCAAACGATTCGTCTCAGCCGGCCGCCGAATCAACGTATACGGAATCTCTCGGTTAATTCTGTGCACATGCCCTTTTTTCATCGACCTCATCTCAAGACCTCCATTAACTAAATAGGAAAGTTTTGTAAAGATATCTATTCTTTTTTCTACTCAAAATCTATTTTTCCTTCTTTTTGATAAGCCTCCTCCCGTGCGTTTCCCCCACGCATCGGCTATACTTAGCTTGAGGTGATTTTGGATGAAAATGTATATCGTTGCAGGAGATACGCAGGAACAAGGACTACTCCTTCAAAACGAGAATGAAACAAAACTTATCATCGAATCGGATACGGAAAAAGAGTTACCACAAGCGAAAGTATATGAAGTGCTGGATGCGGTTGGTTCGTTAGATGGTGGATTTGTCGTGTGCAACAATATCCCAGTGACAGAAGAAGGTCGGCCAGTATTTGAACAACGCTTTCAGCAGCGAGCTCGCTTAATTGAGCAGGAACCTGGGTTTCAAGCGATTCGGGTGTTAAGGCCATTATCCGACGACACGTACGTCATTATGACCGTGTGGGAAAACGAGGACGCTTTTAAACAATGGCAACAATCAAAAGCGTTCGAAAAAGCACATAAAAAACGCCGCACAAGTGAAGACGTCGATCAGCAAAAAACTATTTTCCCACGGCCATCGTTTGTCACGACCTATGAAATAAAACAGTAAAATCGAAAAAATGACGTGAGAATGGACATCTACTTTGGCACGTCACAAGGAGAATACGAATGGGCTATATCATGGATTTGCGAAAATTGGTCGGAAGTCGCCCTTTGATCATGGTAGGAGCAAATATTATTCTTCTAGATTCCCATCATCGACTATTATTGCAACTAAGAAAAGACAACAACTGCTGGGGACTTCCAGGTGGGGCTTTAGAGTTAGGAGAGACGTTAGAAGAGTCCGCCAAAAGAGAATTATTTGAAGAAACCGGATTCATTGCGAACAAATTATCATTGTTCCACATTTTTTCAGGAAAAGAATTTTATTATCAATATCCACATGGGGATGAAGTGTATAATGTGATCGCCACTTATATTTGTACCGATTATAAGGGAAATATAAGGATCAATGAAGAAGAGGTGCAGGATGTAAAATTTTTTCATCCAAGCGAACTTCCAGTCAACATTAGTCCACCTGAATTTCCGATACTAAAACAGTTTATTCATGAATATGACACAAAGTAAAAAGGAGCAATAGCTGCTGCTCCCTTTTTCATTGGATTTAATGATTTACCGACGTTGCTTTTTCAATGATTGGCAACGTAAAAATTAACGTCGTTCCTTTGTCTGAATGAATGTGCATCTCCCCATCTAAAAATCGCAGGCGTTCTTGAATTCCATTTAAGCCATTTCCAGTCCACGACTTCCTTGAAAAACCGATGCCGTTATCCGATACTTGAACTTGCACGCTTCCTTTCTCCAACCGCAACGTTAATTCACAAGCAGTGGCCCTACTATGCTTGACGACATTCGTGACTGCTTCTTTAATACATAAGCTGAGTACGTTTTGGTGTAACTTTGGAATGAAATCGACTGTATCCACATCCACTGTAAACGATATCCCAGCGATTTTTAGCATCTGTTTAGCTTCCGCTATCGCTTCGTCTACTGTTGTCACCTTCATGTTTGAAATAATTTCTCGGACTTGCTGCAACGCCCTTCTTGATGTTTGCTCAATTTCCTTTATCTCTTCTTTTGCCCGCTTGGGATCTTTTTCAATGAATCTCTCAATCAATTGACTTTTTAACGTAATGAACGAAAACGAATGTCCGAGCGTATCATGCAAATCACGCGCAATGCGATGCCGTTCTTGTTGTTTCACGAGCTCTTCGATTTTTTCGTTCGCGGCTTTGAGTTGCTCTTCTTTTTCATTCAACGACTTAAAGGCAACGGGCATAACCAGCATAACCACGAGATACAAAAAGTAGTTTTTAATAAAAGTAAAACCGTTCGTCATAAAGTCATACCCAACAATGAAAAACACAACCGCAACAAACATACCGTACCATGTAAAAAATTTTCTTCCTCTGTACCACGCAATAAAATTAGCTGGGAAAAATCCCATCATGATAAACTCTGAAGCGTAGAACAACCCGAAAAAAAGAATAATTCCTAGCATACATCCTAACCAATAAGGAAAATAGCGACCTCCCCAATACACTTGCCTGTAAGCAATAACAAAAAGGAGAAGTAAGAAAAGTCCTACTCCCTTATAAAACGGAGGCGCATGAAAGAGTCCGTAAGTCGGCAATATTAAATAAAGCAGCCACATCAGCGGAAAAAGACCGAACCGCTCGGGAAAAAGTCGAAACGAAAATTTCCTCATCGGCATCGCTTCCTATCATTGGGATTTTTTTGATCGCATCATGGTGGGCGAAAAATAGAAATTATTCTTATATTGTATGGGCTGGTGGGCTAGTTCTGAAAATCAGTCGGTGCATCAATCAATGTTGAGGTACAATAACCAAGTTTCAGAGCATCATCGTATTTCCGGGTGTAAAAATTATTCATTAACAAACAAATATCGTTCAAAAATCATATACACCAAAACAGCAACAACTGTAAGATACATAGAATAATAGAACATACGTATCAGCTGTTGCATCCTTCTTTCTTTTTGACGAAAAGCTAAAAGCTGACCAAGCAATACAAATACAAAAATAAAGATGGCGACAATAAATAAGCTATTCATTCCATTACTCCTCTTTGGACTTAGCTTTACCAACTTTTATGTTCCTTTTTTCTAGTTTTTTTAGGAGGTCATCGTAATTCGTATCACAAAGAACGTCCGGGTCTCCAACCGAAAACGTTTCTCTCGTCAACATGGTTTCACCTTCTTTTTCATAGCTTCCTAAAGCGTGAAAACCGATCATGTCTTGTGGGATATCTTGAACCTTCTTTCCATTTTCATCGACATAGTAAAATTCAGACTTATACCACCCTGAATGCTTTTTCCCTTCCCAACCGAAATCTTCAGGAGAGGATGTCAGCAGTATTCCATCCTCGTCAAATTCGTACAAAATCGTGAAGTGTTTAATCTCTAATGGAGGAGCATCTTCCACATGGTAGACGATATACGCACAGCCTCTAAATCCTTCGGGAAACGCGTAGGCTCGATCGTAAGAAATCGGTTGACTCCAAATATAATAGATTACTATACCTAAAATAACCGAAATGAAGATCATCCGGCCTTTTTTCATCAAATCCTCCCCTTTTGGCCCTGAACGTTGCCTCGTTACAGGACACTTTTTTCCGTTATGAACACCTATTTCACTCCAATATGCCTCGATGATGCGAACAAATTTTAAGCCTTCAATACATTTTTAAACACGTTCCGGACGATTGCTCTAATTATATTGATGTTCCCTTTACTAAGCTACTCCTTTTCATATATTCAATATTTTACCATATTCATACAAAAAAGAACCGCCCGAAAAAAGCAAAATCTCTTTCGGACGGTTCCTTTCAACCATTACCCTTGTTTTACTTCTTCCGGTACTTCTAGGCCAAGACCTTTGGCAACGCGCGTACCGTATTCAGGGTCTGCTTTGTAGAAATGAGCGATTTGACGGAGTTTAATTTCTTCTAGTTCGACCGGCTTCATTGAGTTTACGATATTTTCTACAAGTCTTGTTCGTTCTTCTTCACTCATGAGTCGGTATAAATCACCGGCTTGTGTGTAATGGTCATCATGATTGTATGGAGCATTTTCGGCAACACCCGACACCGGGTACGGCGCTTGTTTTGCTTCCGGTACTTCTTTCGGTCCGCCGAAGCTGTTCGGTTCGTAATAGACAGATCGTCCGCCGTTATCATCGTGGCGCATAAATCCGTCGCGTTGATAGTTGTTTACATCCACTCGCGGACGATTAATTGGTAACGAATTGTAGTTCGCGCCAATTCGATAACGGTGCGCATCATGATACGCAAACAAACGTCCTTGCAACATTTTATCTGGGGACACATCGACGCCCGGAACGAGGTTACCAGGTGAAAAGGCCGCTTGTTCCACCTCGGCAAAATAGTTTTCCGGATTGCGATTCAATACAAGTTTTCCAACTTCTATAAGCGGATAGTCTTTATGGGACCACACTTTCGTTACATCAAACGGATCCCAACGATACGTGTTCGCCTCTTCTAAAGGCATAATTTGCACATATAATGTCCATGAAGGATAATCTCCCTTTTCAATGGCATTAAATAAATCTTCCGTATGGTAATCAGGGTTCTCACCAGCGAGTTTCAATGCGGTTTTGTTATCTAAGTTTTTCACGCCTTGATCCGTTTTGAAATGATATTTAATCCAAACACTATCTCCGTCTGCGTTGGTCCATTTAAACGTGTGACTACCATAGCCGTTCATATGGCGGTAGGTGGCTGGAATTCCGCGGTCACCCATTAAGTAAGTGACTTGATGCAATGATTCAGGAGATAAGGACCAGAAATCCCATACCGCTGTTGGATTTTTTAAATGGGTACGAGGGTCGCGTTTTTGCGTATGGATAAAATCAGGGAACTTGATCGCATCGCGTATAAAGAAAATCGGAGTGTTGTTACCAACAATATCGTAGTTTCCTTCTTCTGTGTAAAACTTTACTGCAAATCCACGTGGGTCACGAACGGTATCCGCTGAACCAAGCTCGCCCGCAACGGTTGAAAAGCGAACGAAGACGGGTGTCCGTTTGCCAACCCCATTAAACACTTTTGCTTTTGTATATTTGGACATATCGTTTGTGACTTCAAAAAAACCGTGTGCTCCTGCTCCTTTCGCATGCACGACACGCTCCGGCACCCGCTCCCGGTTAAAATGGGCTAATTTTTCGAGAAGATGCACATCTTGAATCAACGTTGGACCACGATCGCCTGCTGTTATGGAGTTTTGATTATCGCCTACTGGAGCTCCCCAACTTGTCGTCAGTTTTTTGTTCTTTGCCATAAAAGGATCACCTCTGGAAAAAAATAGTTTAATAACTATATAGCAAAATAATAACACATATAAAATAAAAATCAATACTAAATTATAATTATTTTAATGTAATATTGATTATTCATTATACCCTATTAAACTAAAATGCCAAAAATGACAGACACCTTAAATAATTGTGGAATAAATTAACCATAAATAAGTTGAATAAAGGAGTGAACCAATCATTGGATTTTTTCTTTTACATGACAGTAATTATCGGTTTAAGTCTTATTTACTATGGATACGAATGTAAGAAAAAGTACGAGCTGAAAATGAAAGAAGTGGAGTTGGAAGAAAAGAAAATAGAATTAGAGATGAAAAAACTAGACCATCAGTCGAAAATTCAAGATCCTGCAGAAAAAGCTTGAGGAACGTGCCTCAAGCTTTTGTGTTTACTCTGTAATGCGATTGATGCTCGATTTTTTATTCTTTTCCCTTTCACACCAAAAGCGTAAATATCGATAAACAACGCTTTTGGTTTAATGTTTCCCATTCGTCTAGCTCGTTCATCTTAGCAAAAAGAAAGACAAAACAATAATCCACCATCACCGTTGTCACATTACGGTGATGGTGGGTTCCAATGCGTTCTCCTATGTACTATGGTTCTTTAGTTCCGGCAAATTCACCCAAATAACCGCTCCCTGCGGATGTTTATACGGAATGGGTTCATCGTATAAGACGGGATTTTGTAATACCCAAGCATAAATGTTTTTATAACGAGGATTCAAACATTCCTTCTTCGGAATACAATGATACCGTTCGCCTTCTTGATATTCTTCTAGCGAGAGTTTCTTACAATCTACTAACTCCACCGTGCCGTACACTTTGCCCGAGCCACTTTTAATTAAGGCAATTGTTCCTCTGATTTTCGTATTGGAGCCACGGATTTCCCAAGTCTTCTTTCCTTGAAAAATATAATCGATCCAAGGGGATTTATGATTAATCCTTTCATTTCACCACCTCCATTCATTCCCATCCTACCATATTATGTATAAAAACTACGCCCACCTTTTTAATGTCCTCATCTCTTTTTGATAAAATAAAGAGGAACTTCAGATGAAGGAGACAAAACAATGAAAAAAACCGTACGAGTTGTTGGAGCCGTCATCATGAATGAACAAAACAAAATCTTATGCGCGCTTCGTTCACCCGACATGTCGCTTCCGAACCTATGGGAGTTTCCAGGAGGCAAAATTGAAGAAGGCGAAGCACCAGAAGAAACATTAGTCCGTGAAATTAAAGAAGAGCTTGGCTGCACCATCCAAGTACACGAAAAAGTTGAAGAAGTGCATTACGAATACCCATCCGTTATCGTCAACCTGCTCACGTATAAAGCCAAAATCATCCATGGTGCACCAACAGCCAAAGAGCATGCTGAATTAAAATGGGTACCCCTTCAAGAGCTGCACACTCTCAAATGGGCACCCGCGGATGTTCCGACGGTGGAGGCGTTGTTAACAGGTTATACTAGTCATTAATAGTTTAATTTTCCTCGGTAGGTAAATTCCTGTATTTTGTATCGTGTTTACAAGTTAGAGAATCCCCATCAAAAAGACTGCCTGTCCTTTAAATACTATTTGTAAAAACTCTGGACTTGCAAAGATTAGAAGAAACAAACATTGTGGATAAGCCTTTTGAACAGGTCAAAAAGAGTTACCATGAAAATGGTAGCTCTTTTACATACTTAGCTTGGGCATCCATACAGGTTGTCATAAAAAAATTACGCGGACAAATGCATTACATGTTTACGTCGATAAACGACCTTCGATAATAAAACACTACATTCATAAAGAAACAGTAGTGGGAGAATAACTAAAATGTCTGACAGAAAATCCGGGGGAGTGATTAAAACCGCAGTTAAAACTAATACAAAATAAGCATACTTCCTAATTTGTTGTAATCGGTAAGGATTCAACACCCCAAGACTTGTCAGGAACATGATAATCACCGGAAGTTCGAATAAAAATCCGAATGGAAGAGTCATATGAATCATAAATCGAAAATATTTTTCCGTTGTGAAAAAGGTCATGAACATATCTTCTGACAATGAGAGAAGGAAATTAAAAACGATTGGAAAAATGACTAAATAACCGAAGCATATTCCTAATATAAAAAGGATAAATAAAGCTGGAATGTAAGCCAAAGTAATTCTTCGCTCATGTTCTTTTAATGCCGGACGAACGAAGAGCCAAATTTGATGTGCGGCGATTGGTATCGTTCCTGCAATGGCAATAACGCCGGCTAGCATCAAATAGACCCATAAAATGTCACTTGGTCCTAAAATGGCCAGCTTCACCGGTAAGTCATGAACGAGCCAGTTATAAATCGTTGGTACATATATAAAGGAAATAATTAACAATAGTATAAAAGAACCAAGTGTAATGATGAGACGTTTACGCAATTCTTCTAAATGACCGATAAGGTCCATATCACGATTTTCCATTGTTTGCCCCCTTTATTAAAAGACTCTACCCTGAAATAACTGTGGATAACTTTTGCTGTTATATCATTTATCGATGTGCCAATTTTTATTGGCATGGTTGTCTGTTAAGCGATCCTGTTGATATTTATACATTCGTTGCAAGCGGACGCTTTCCGCGGGCTAGGTGCAAGCCGCTTCCCTCGCTACGCTCAAGTATGGGTCTTGCCTGGCTTCTTGTTCCAGCTGGAGTCGCCGCCGTGTGAATAACTTGCTAAAAATCAACAATGACATATAACATAGCCTATTAAAAAAAAGATGCAAGCATGAACGAGCTACTTACATCTTCCTGAGTTCGTTTTAACTAAATGGTTTTTCCCTCTTTATTATTCGACTGCCCTTTGTTCAGCTCCTCATCGGACACTAATTCTCTTGTCGATTTTTTAAATTCTCTTAGTGTTGTACCAAATGCACGTCCAATTTCCGGCAATTTTGATGGACCGAAAATGATTAAGGCAATGATCAGAACAAGTATTAAACCCGGAACGCCGATGTTTTGTAACATTCAAAATACCCCTCCTACTTATATAGTGTTTATCTTTCTTAACGAATTTTTGTACAAACAAAAATCATCTTGAGTAAATAAAGAGCTAAAGTGTAAACGAGATAACCCGTTTACACTTTCCTTCTGACAAAGAAGATGAACTTTCTTGATTTTGGTAAAAAGTTAATTATTTATTGAAACTTCCACCTTGTACAGCTACTAAACAAGAACGGCCAAAATCATATCCAGGATATGGATTCCATGTTTCCGGATGCTGCACATCTAAGAATAAAGTACGCTCATCAGGTGTTAACCATGGACCAGTTACTTCGCATCCTCTTGGACCTGATGCAAACTGGAACGGTTCTCCGTAGTTTTTACCATCGGTTGGAATCATGAAAACTCCGCAGTTTTTATATGCTGCATACACGTTATCCTCCGTAGCATGGAAATCTTCTACGACCCAAAGGTTTCCTTTACTATCAAAATGAAGATTGTCAGGACAAGTGATACCGCTTTGACGTCCACCAGCTACAAATACTTCAAAAGTAAACTTATCGCTTCCATGATCACCGTCAGCAGGTATAAAACGGATAATTTGACCATGGAAGTTTCCGTGCTTCGAATTGTTGGTTAAGGATAAAAATACAGTTCCGTCATGAGGATGGATTTCTACATCTTCTGGACGATCTAAAGGTGTGGCGTTCACCGCACGTCCTGCCTCACGTGCATACGTTAACACGTCAGCTTGGCTAGTAAAGAATTTTTTGCCGTCTTTTTCGTAATTTTGCAAATCTGCATTTGTTTCATAGTCAAGTGGAATCCATCTTTGTTTTCCAAGGTCTGCTACATATAATGTTCCGCTTTCTAAAATATCAAAATTTTCCTCACGGTTATTTGGGTTATATTTCTTCTTGCTAATAAATTTATAGAAAAATTCATCGCGTTTATCATCACCCATATAAACAACCACTCTACCGTCTTTTGTTAATCCCATTGCTGTATTTTCATGGGCAAAACGTCCTAATGCAGTATGCTTTCGAATAGGTGCATCTGGATTAAACGGGTCAACTTCAACTACCCAGCCATAATGTTCGTCTATGAAATTAGGCCACCCATAATCATCACCATAATATGTATTCTCTTCACAGGACAGAGCTGTATTCCAAAGAGTTTTTCCACCGCTGCAGTTTCCAAGTGTTCCAATTACTTTTGTTGCCCCTTTTACCGCTTTACTCCCGCTAGCTGGACCGGTTAAAGTAATAAGGGTATTCCCATCTACACGACGGTTATATTTATCATCTTTCACCAATTTCCATTCGCCTTTTTCTTTCTTTACACGAATAACAGAGCCGCCAACTGCCTCTTTTTCCATCTTTAATAGTTCAGGATAGTTTGAAAGATTGGATTTACTAAATGTACTTGGGTCAATTCCTAGTATTTTCATATAGTTTTCGGGTTCAGGGAATTCATGGTTCACCCAGATTAATCCTTCTTCTGAATTGTTGCCGCCTTCTAAGCAATCGATTGGAAAATATACAGTAAGATCGGCTGAATCACCAAATATTTCGCCTTTTGAGTTAATGACATCACCATAAGATGCAATAATGTTGTATCTGTATCCTTTCGGTAGAACTAAATCATTTTCCCATGTACGATGAATAGGTTTAAAAGGTGCTGTAAGTGGCTTACCTTTTCCTTCAGGTTGACCATTCATTAAATGGTTGGCTGTTACGGCACTCGCTTTATTTGTTATTGTTTCAATCCCAGATGATGCTGCAACTAACGCCGCAGTACTACTTCCTACATATTTTAAGAATAAACGACGATCCATCCACGTATCACTCCTTTATCGTGTTTAGTCGGTGTACATCTTTGATTTTATTCTTCTGAACAAAGAATTTTAATTAACCAAATGTAAATCTTTGTTAAATAAGTATAAAACTTTTACATGTTAGTAAACTGTGTTACACAATGGAATCCACCATAAATATTGAATTTTTTTTGTAAAACTTTTTTAGAGATTGTATATTGTTTTACCGATTCTGATGCGAAAAACATTCACTAAAAACATTGAATGATTTAGCCTGTTGTCAGAGATTAAAGAGTCAATCCAAATCACTTCTATATAAAAAAGGTCTTATCGAATCTTCGATAAGACCTTTTGCTTACTGTTAACCTGCTATTCACCATTCCTTATTTCAAAAAACTTAAAAACTACCTTTCATTCAATTTGGTTATTTTACCTGAGGTAGTGGACGCTTTAACCACTCACTATAAAAAGTATCAATATCTGGCTCAAAATCTTTTATTATCGGATACCATGGTGTGACTGCTTCTACTTCCAGCTGAGTCGCACAATTCGGGCAATAGTATTCACGAATGACTTGCCACTCTGGATCTGGCGCAAGCATTTTCGGATATAGCTCCGTCATTTTTTCCTCGGTATCACGAACATATATGAGCGCATGAAGTTTCCAGTTATCACTTGCCTCGCAGAATTCATGTCCGCAGTCACACTTGACGATTCGTTTGCCGTCTGGCTTCTGAACGATGTAAAGGTGAAGTCCGGCCGGCAGCAAAATCGGATCATCCCACGGAACCCTTTCCTGCAGGATGCTGATATACTTGTCAAACCGGTCAGCATCCTTAAAATTCGAAAGCATCTCTTTTAATTTGAAAAAATCAATCGTACCATCAATTAACTCTTCAATCGTCTTGCGATCGTATTGTGTCATGTTTTCACCCCATTCGTTATGATTTTTTCTGGTGATTTATTTTAGCGCCAAAAGTTGGTACCCCTAACTCGTCTTCTGATAAATACCATTCTTTCGGTAGATTCCAAAATTCTTTAAACTCATTTACAAATTTTTCACTTAAGGCAAAACTGCTCGCGTACATATGGCGAACTTGCACAGCCGCTTCTTTGTTGATAATTTTTTGTCTTTCTTGTTCCATCCATTCTTTGACTGGAA contains:
- a CDS encoding alpha/beta hydrolase; its protein translation is MRSMKKGHVHRINREIPYTLIRRPAETNRLAVMLPGAGYTTQGPLLYYATGIMVQNGYDVLHVNYSYEKSPDLEEFQQDVRAVVNEVLREHTYEQFCFIAKSMGTVVLPMFVNEERFANASFIWLTPLVTNDLVYDGMLKGIHQSLYIIGDNDPYFHAERIEQFPEAVIMKGADHSLGTDTSVLQSIDWLKEVMVAIEKWVKEREE
- a CDS encoding antibiotic biosynthesis monooxygenase, with product MKMYIVAGDTQEQGLLLQNENETKLIIESDTEKELPQAKVYEVLDAVGSLDGGFVVCNNIPVTEEGRPVFEQRFQQRARLIEQEPGFQAIRVLRPLSDDTYVIMTVWENEDAFKQWQQSKAFEKAHKKRRTSEDVDQQKTIFPRPSFVTTYEIKQ
- a CDS encoding NUDIX hydrolase, whose protein sequence is MGYIMDLRKLVGSRPLIMVGANIILLDSHHRLLLQLRKDNNCWGLPGGALELGETLEESAKRELFEETGFIANKLSLFHIFSGKEFYYQYPHGDEVYNVIATYICTDYKGNIRINEEEVQDVKFFHPSELPVNISPPEFPILKQFIHEYDTK
- a CDS encoding sensor histidine kinase, with translation MRKFSFRLFPERFGLFPLMWLLYLILPTYGLFHAPPFYKGVGLFLLLLFVIAYRQVYWGGRYFPYWLGCMLGIILFFGLFYASEFIMMGFFPANFIAWYRGRKFFTWYGMFVAVVFFIVGYDFMTNGFTFIKNYFLYLVVMLVMPVAFKSLNEKEEQLKAANEKIEELVKQQERHRIARDLHDTLGHSFSFITLKSQLIERFIEKDPKRAKEEIKEIEQTSRRALQQVREIISNMKVTTVDEAIAEAKQMLKIAGISFTVDVDTVDFIPKLHQNVLSLCIKEAVTNVVKHSRATACELTLRLEKGSVQVQVSDNGIGFSRKSWTGNGLNGIQERLRFLDGEMHIHSDKGTTLIFTLPIIEKATSVNH
- a CDS encoding catalase, with product MAKNKKLTTSWGAPVGDNQNSITAGDRGPTLIQDVHLLEKLAHFNRERVPERVVHAKGAGAHGFFEVTNDMSKYTKAKVFNGVGKRTPVFVRFSTVAGELGSADTVRDPRGFAVKFYTEEGNYDIVGNNTPIFFIRDAIKFPDFIHTQKRDPRTHLKNPTAVWDFWSLSPESLHQVTYLMGDRGIPATYRHMNGYGSHTFKWTNADGDSVWIKYHFKTDQGVKNLDNKTALKLAGENPDYHTEDLFNAIEKGDYPSWTLYVQIMPLEEANTYRWDPFDVTKVWSHKDYPLIEVGKLVLNRNPENYFAEVEQAAFSPGNLVPGVDVSPDKMLQGRLFAYHDAHRYRIGANYNSLPINRPRVDVNNYQRDGFMRHDDNGGRSVYYEPNSFGGPKEVPEAKQAPYPVSGVAENAPYNHDDHYTQAGDLYRLMSEEERTRLVENIVNSMKPVELEEIKLRQIAHFYKADPEYGTRVAKGLGLEVPEEVKQG
- the mutT gene encoding 8-oxo-dGTP diphosphatase MutT — encoded protein: MKKTVRVVGAVIMNEQNKILCALRSPDMSLPNLWEFPGGKIEEGEAPEETLVREIKEELGCTIQVHEKVEEVHYEYPSVIVNLLTYKAKIIHGAPTAKEHAELKWVPLQELHTLKWAPADVPTVEALLTGYTSH
- the tatC gene encoding twin-arginine translocase subunit TatC translates to MENRDMDLIGHLEELRKRLIITLGSFILLLIISFIYVPTIYNWLVHDLPVKLAILGPSDILWVYLMLAGVIAIAGTIPIAAHQIWLFVRPALKEHERRITLAYIPALFILFILGICFGYLVIFPIVFNFLLSLSEDMFMTFFTTEKYFRFMIHMTLPFGFLFELPVIIMFLTSLGVLNPYRLQQIRKYAYFVLVLTAVLITPPDFLSDILVILPLLFLYECSVLLSKVVYRRKHVMHLSA
- a CDS encoding twin-arginine translocase TatA/TatE family subunit, with amino-acid sequence MLQNIGVPGLILVLIIALIIFGPSKLPEIGRAFGTTLREFKKSTRELVSDEELNKGQSNNKEGKTI
- a CDS encoding DUF839 domain-containing protein; translated protein: MDRRLFLKYVGSSTAALVAASSGIETITNKASAVTANHLMNGQPEGKGKPLTAPFKPIHRTWENDLVLPKGYRYNIIASYGDVINSKGEIFGDSADLTVYFPIDCLEGGNNSEEGLIWVNHEFPEPENYMKILGIDPSTFSKSNLSNYPELLKMEKEAVGGSVIRVKKEKGEWKLVKDDKYNRRVDGNTLITLTGPASGSKAVKGATKVIGTLGNCSGGKTLWNTALSCEENTYYGDDYGWPNFIDEHYGWVVEVDPFNPDAPIRKHTALGRFAHENTAMGLTKDGRVVVYMGDDKRDEFFYKFISKKKYNPNNREENFDILESGTLYVADLGKQRWIPLDYETNADLQNYEKDGKKFFTSQADVLTYAREAGRAVNATPLDRPEDVEIHPHDGTVFLSLTNNSKHGNFHGQIIRFIPADGDHGSDKFTFEVFVAGGRQSGITCPDNLHFDSKGNLWVVEDFHATEDNVYAAYKNCGVFMIPTDGKNYGEPFQFASGPRGCEVTGPWLTPDERTLFLDVQHPETWNPYPGYDFGRSCLVAVQGGSFNK
- a CDS encoding acetone carboxylase subunit gamma, whose product is MTQYDRKTIEELIDGTIDFFKLKEMLSNFKDADRFDKYISILQERVPWDDPILLPAGLHLYIVQKPDGKRIVKCDCGHEFCEASDNWKLHALIYVRDTEEKMTELYPKMLAPDPEWQVIREYYCPNCATQLEVEAVTPWYPIIKDFEPDIDTFYSEWLKRPLPQVK